A window from Candidatus Methylomirabilis tolerans encodes these proteins:
- the tuf gene encoding elongation factor Tu (EF-Tu; promotes GTP-dependent binding of aminoacyl-tRNA to the A-site of ribosomes during protein biosynthesis; when the tRNA anticodon matches the mRNA codon, GTP hydrolysis results; the inactive EF-Tu-GDP leaves the ribosome and release of GDP is promoted by elongation factor Ts; many prokaryotes have two copies of the gene encoding EF-Tu), translating to MAKAKFERTKEHMNIGTIGHIDHGKTTLTAAITKVLHAANAKVAFV from the coding sequence ATGGCCAAGGCGAAGTTCGAGCGGACGAAAGAGCACATGAATATCGGGACCATCGGGCACATCGACCACGGCAAGACCACCCTGACCGCGGCGATCACGAAGGTTCTGCACGCGGCGAACGCGAAGGTCGCCTTCGTCC